From Rhododendron vialii isolate Sample 1 chromosome 7a, ASM3025357v1:
GCTTGGATTTGTGAAGGACCCAGCAAGGATCAAACTTGAGTCAAAGGGatacaaaccaaacaaatgtTCAGTGTATTTTGCAAACAAATCCTTCAACTTGCTTCCTCGTGTCCAACATTTGTCTTGACTATTTATTAAAAGATAGCCTTCAATCCAGGCCTTTCGCCTTCTGTTGTACTTCAATGGGGAATCCATGGACTCAAATTTTAAGCACGCTATTACTGCTATGGGAGTGTATGTGGAAGTGATCTTTACCTGGATCTTCTTGTGATATGCTTGGTGTTCTTTATATGCTGTTTTCTGCGGCAAAGAAATGATGATAATTTGTGGCATGAGTTTTTTATGGCTCTTATTGTTGCTACATGATAATATGTTTCAATGAACATGAGAAAGCAACGTTTGTGTATCTGGCTTGAATACTAAAATTTGGGTCAAGATAATTTTTAATCCTCTTTTCCTGCCGCCATTCTGTTTCTCTGTGAAATTCCTGAATCAATGCACAGAATGAAACTATCTCTGAACAATGAACTCGAATCGCATAAACCAAAGTAGAACAAATACACGAGGCACAAGGTTTACGTGGAATGGAAAAGCCATAGGAAGGAATCATGCACTAAAAACAGTGTGATTACAAGTATTCTTACTCAATGATCGTGTATCCCCACCACGAATCCTAAGACCTACTTGCCGAATCCTCGTTCATCACACCTCTGCATAATTGCTGAATCTTGAATCCTCAAGCCTTCCAAACGAATCGCCTTTTGAGCTCCACAGAAGGACTTCACTCAAAGAATGATTGTGTTGATGTGAAAAACCTCTTGAAGATGATTCTCTAGCACTTTGTGTCCAATAGACCTTCAGTAGTCTTTGAGATCCACAAGCCCTAGCCGCCACATGTGTTTTGATATGAAAGATGAGCTCTCAGACTGAAAACGGAACTCGGCCTTTTCATGACCTAATAGGTCAATATCTATAAAGCTGTCAAAACGCAGTCAAAACATGCGACTTTTGCTTGAGCGAACGTCCCTGCTTCCAAGTACTTCTTCATTGCTTTCCAATAACACTTGACAACACGCTACGGTACTCAAAAGCAAAAGTAAATATCATTTGAGATTCCTTTCCACAACCTAGCACAGACAGTCAGACACcctaaaaataaagtaaataaacgTACAACTGGATAATCAGGGGATACAAATAAATGTGACTTTTGTTCATGAATGCGCCAACCAAAAAGGAAGCTCGGCCTATGGAGCTTACACTCTATATTCCTCTTTTTAGGGATTAATTGGGTACTTATCATCATGTGCCTTATTGTTCTAGCATGTAGAACGACCTGATTGCAGGATTTGACTCGTAACAAACCTTGTCTTTTGTTAGTCTATTTTTCATTAGTATGCCTGATTCCACATCAGATGCTCTCTTTCGATGGGAGCTCGGTGCATGAGGTATGATAACCCTGCTGTATCGGATGTAAATTAAGTGTTCATCATCATGTTGGTGCATCTCCATCTTTTTTTAACTCCCATCTAGAATTCTCACTCTATATCCATTTGGGATTATTGCTTATTCAAAGATCGTATAAGCTTGTGTTGAGTCACCTCAAACTGCCAACCTGCCGCAATGTTGTATCATCTCTGCAGttgtaaaactttttttttctttttctgctcTTGTAATctcagtactctctctctctctctctctctctctctctctctctctctctctctctctctctctcggaatTGTCCTCTTTGTTGAGCTCAATTACTTCCTTTAAGATAATAGCTTTACTCAACGTACTAATTTCTGCAACAAATCTATGCTTAAAATCAGCTTAGGGTGCTTCTGGATAGAGCTCATGCTGTTTCTAAGCTTTGGGATGATGCTCCAGTTGTCCTTTCTGGAGATTTTAACTGTACCCCAAAGGCAGGTCCATTTTGCTACTAGTTCCTTCACCTATTAAATTTCTGTTGATATTTTGTCTCAATGCTTAgccttgttctctttacaattcaaaaagaatttttcaaaaagttccccctagattccccctactttcaatatttctctctctatctctctccacttattacccctactatttttcaaaaaaaaattcaaacaccaatccaaacatagcaGTATCTTAGCATCATATTGGAGTTTGTTTGGTTCTAATGGATTTCACTTATAAGATTCCTTGTTGTCATTGTATCAGAGTCCATTGTACAATTACATAGCAGAACAGAAGGTAAAATGTTGTATTgtgtttttttactttgttaTATTCTAGGAGTTACTATGGTAAAATAAACATTCTTCTTCCTCATGCAGTTGAATCTGTCTGACCTGCCTAGAGATAAGTTATCAGGACAAGCTTCTGCTGAAATTCATCCACCAATGCAAGTCAGCCTTGGTATCAGGTAATTTTTCTCTGGTTTAAATGGTTTTCGAGCTAAGAGAGACTTTTCTTGCTTGTGCATGTTAGTTAAATTGAAAAGTGGGCAAAATACTGTAGGGCTCAGCAGGCTGATAGTAGAGGTGGAGCTCTATTGGTAGTTGATCCCAGGGAACTCAGTCGGAGTGGTTCACCATTAGTTGTGCAGCAACAGAGTCGTCCAGAAAGAAAGTCAGTAAATTTACCATCCGTAAATAGCTTATCTCAGCCTCAATGTGTTAGAACTGGGTCGAATTTGTATGCTAGTAATCCCAATAGTGGGCGATGTGGTAATGAGGAAGTAGACAGTTATAAGGATGAAACTCCAGATGGTGGCTTAAGGGAAAGTCTATGTAGTTCTCAAAACAACGTTGGGGTTTTTGTTGAACAAATGAAGAAAACTCATAGTGAAAATATCTGTTCTAATTCGATTGGGACGGAACTGATTAAAGAAACTTGTCAGGACACACTAGATGGCTGTAACAATGTATTCCATTCATTGGTCTCTATTGGTGGCTTAAAGGATACTGCTATTAGTCCTCGGAATGAAGGCAAGGTTTCTGGTGCACTAAGGAAAGATGCTTATGAATTTACTTCAGTAGATTCTCGTCATGAAGATCTGACAGTGGCAGAGCACGAGAAACAAATGCAGGCCCCCATCAATGCACAATTTGATTCATTCATTGAACCATCTGAACCTATTTTGAAGACAGAAAATAGAATCTCAAGTTGCGAAAAGAGCAAACTCTCCTCTCTGAGTTCTAATGATAATACAGATGCCATAACTGATCCTACACCTTCAGGTATTTCTTCAACTGAGATTTCCTCTTCCAGTACTGTGGAAGTCTCTGCTACGGGAAGCTCAGAAAGTTTTTCTTCTCTATTAGATGCTAAGGACAAGGATAACCCGTCTAACTTTTCTAAAGTCAATGTTTCACGTGAACTAACGAGCACAGACTACATGATTGGTGGAAAAATGGAGAATTTACCACTTGAAGACCTTCCTGAAACCGATGCTGGAGACAAAGTTTTTGATGAAGATTCTACCAAATTTCTATCGGAGCTGTGTGATGGGAATGAATCCTTTTCATCCAACATAAGCCATGCTGTAAGATCTGACTTGGTGGAATCAGATGAATCCTTCAGGAAAACTGAGCCTGATAATGCATTGAACTTTAGGTATGATCCATCCGCATGGACTCCTATGGAAATAGAAACTGCAACAGGTAACGCAGACTGCACATTCGTAGAACACCCTCTGAAGTTGAGAAGCACATATGCAGAAGTTGAGGTATTTCAATGATCCTAAGCTTCCTTGTTTCTTGTGCTACCTCCTCTTCCTTTGTGATAGTCCAAAATAAATATCGGTATTGCTTAGGTACCTGCATTcttacttttctttcttcctcaggACTGTTCAGGGACTAGAGATTCAAATGGAGAACCCCTGGTGACCAGTTACAACAGGGGTTTTTTAGGCACAGTTGATTATATATGGTGAGTAGGTTTCAGTCTATTTGTCTTGCTGATCAAAAGATAGTGGCGTAGCTTTCAAAGACTTCTTGAGCTGCAAAAGGAACATTTTAAATTGGCCAATGATTTGATTCAAATGTTACATCCCCAATTACTAGGGGTCTTGTGAACAAGTACCCTGATTGGATTGAATAACAAAGCTTAAAACAGGTGCAACTCCTTTCAAGCATGTTAACAAGTGCCCTTGAGGCATTCATTCACAAAGTCTTATTGTTTGTTGTTTACCTTTCCTGGCATAGAACAAGGTAGGGTAAATTGGAACGTTTGTGGCCATTTTGAATGCAGGCGCTCTGAAGGTCTCCAAACTGTCGGGGTGCTTGCTCCAATACCAAAGCATGCCATGCAGTGGACACCAGGATTTCCCACAAAGGTACATTCATTGATggttcattttaaaaaattatccacATTCTAAACTCCAGATAGACATATAATCGACTAGAATGTTGAGGTAATTTGATCACCTACCTGAAAGTTTATGCCTCTACATACCTTCTCTGTGCATGTGACTAAACAATAAACTGGTCCAAGAcccattaaattaatttttttgggtaaataactcATTAAATTATTGCTCATGCTTAGGGCATCTTTATTTCGGAATCCAATGTTATGGTGTTTCAGCAGCCTGATATTTGTAACAAGCTTGTGGCCCAAAATGTTGTTTATGTGCCTCTATATCACATGAATGGGAGTTTTGGATGGATAAACACAAAATGGAGATTAGCTAAATTAGATTTAATGAGGCTATGAATTATATTATAGAAGGAATATGTACATATGGGGATTATTAGAAAATAATATTCTTCCCTCCCTTCGTGGTGTTCGGGCATATTGGAGGTTTATGTTTATTAAGCCCTTGTTCTATCTAACGTCAGAAAGAAAGTTTCTGGTACTGTAAAATATGATAAGGATCCAGACGTCATTTTGATATTGAGGAAAGTAAATTCCATAAAGTATGTTTGATTGTTACTCATGCTTGGTTGAATCAAgcttctactccctccgtcccataaagtcCCATAAAGTCGGTCCCCTACGAAACTACGTGcaattttttgaacttaaaaataatgtatttagtaaataattttttgcttttcttgcaccattcaaaagatttcatcgagatttatcaaacaagatctatattgcacaaaaaattactacagtaagtacattatttttaagcttaaaaattgcgCTCAGTTTCATAGGGGACTAACtttatgagacggagggagtatctttttGGAAGGTTATCAAATTATATGCCAAATATCAAAGCTCTTTTGCTGGTGGGAAAAAGTTAATCTgcttcaatatatatatatatatatatatatatatatatatatatatatatattgagaacTTTTAGATAAACCTGTACCCATTTCCATCCTAGGTGGATGCACTCATTGGAGTAATACAAACCAAGCCTCTAGAAATTATACTTGGATATATTTCATATGCTGCAATTGGTTTCTGCTATAATGTCAATTTGTTGAATGTGTTCTTTAGAAATGGGGAAGCGATCACATTGCACTGGTTTCTGAATTGGCTTTCGTGAAAGACGGGAGCATTCAGAAGTCATAAGCTCCATGGCTGGCTGGCTTTCCGCATTTGGGTCTCCAGCAGCTTTTGCAACTCATGGTATGAACCCTTTACTCACCAGTTCTTGGTTTTGATTGCAGGCTTCGTTTTGGGTAGCATTCCTTTATATATGCActatttttctagtttttgtgTAGTTTAGTTAGAAGTCGTTTTGGACTAAAGACTAAATATAGTATGTCTTCTTGTGTTTTTTGATGGTTTCCAATGGTTTgtcctaaaaaaataaaataagctacAATTGTTTGGTCTAAATTATTTCCTTTAAACTCTTATTTGCTTTTTCTCCTTCACTTTTCTTACCACCTAACTTGTTTACGATGAGAATTTTGCTCCTACTTGAGTGTCATTTTTCGGTTCATCTTGTATACATTTTCTTCTTTACAATCCATTATTTGGTGGTACAAGCATACTTTTGTCCTTGCTTTTATTCCCACAAGCAAAAAATTAGAGTCTAAAGGACTGTTTACGTACAAACGAAAGAAATTTGAGCAGCATAAGAAACAAACAGAGCTAGTTTGCGGATTCTCAGCACTTCCATCTATGTAACATACATGCTCTCAAATTGTCTTCCATTAGATTACAACTCACAAAGTACAAATGTAGTTACATACGATTACATCCCAATTCTTTTGTTTCTACATATTGGACTACCCTTGTGCCAACATTAATCGACCCCATCATAGTTTCTTTCTATTGTCATCCCATAAACAATTCTTATGCTCATCTTGGTCCCGGTCCTAGTAGCTATCTCGTAAGTCCTCGTGATCGTCTTGCAGGGGAGGGTTATTGTTGAAGATGTTCAAAAAACATGCTCGATATCTTCCAGTGCCTCTCTAAACATGTACCCATTTGCATTCCATCTCGGGTCCGTGCTACTTATTGGATGGCGGCTGCCTTAACAAGAAGGGCTGTTCGACAAATCCCTACAAAGGAGAACAAGTACCCCCAGGCAGCCTTCAGACGTGGAAATTTGCGTCCCAGGACAAAAAGGAATACTTTAGAGGGCTCATTCCTCTCTTTGAAGCTACATTGGGTGCATGTTTGACGTTTCGAAGATTAGATGGAGAATGATAGAATGCTCAACAAATGTCGTCGTACGAATTGCGATGGAGATGGATTATAGTTGTTGCATCTATGGCAATCCATAATTACATTCCTAGGAGAAGTCCTAATGAGTACATGTATAGATAGGCTCTAGAAAATATCTTGACTACGTTTTTTAAGACATCCTCGACAAGAATCCCTTGTAGGAGGTCCTACAATAGGGCGATAAGGACCATGAACACAATGTGGATATGAACTCTTTGCGGGATGACATTATAGAGAAACTATGGCGGGCACTAGTATCTACTATAATGATAGTATTTGAGTTCTGCAATATGTTTGTTAAATAAATGGTTGTAATTGTGCCTATCTACTTTTGTACATTCTAATTTGTTGAAAGATAATTTGAGAGATCACGTACGCTTATGTAGATGGAGGTGCCAAGAATCTGAAAAATAGCTTTGTTTGTTTCTAACATTCCGCTGTTGTTTTATTATATTGTTCGTATAATACACTCTCATTCTATTGCCCTAATTTTGAGCTTGTGGAAGAAGAAATTAAAGGGCAAAAGTATGCTTTACCACCAAATATTTGGGTTGTGAAGGGAAAAAATAGTACACGACACGAACCAAAAAACTGAATCCATGAACAAAATTGATGATAAGAAAGTAGACCATAAAGCAAATAATTTATTGTttcatcaaaatttttttagaccaacaattaattaaataagacaaataaataaataattattttttgatattaaaaataaataatttagtcCAAATAGCTTCTTACTATTCTCAAAACCTTTGTTTCTTGTGGGTTGGGCCATAGGAGTTGTTCCCATTTCAACCTTTgattcttttgaaatttggatTCAGTGTCCGAACCATCCATTCtctttcttgaatattttcatgTAACTTATGTCATGTATCCTATCAAGTCCCCATGTATACTAACACAAAAGAACCATTGAAAAATGTGCATCTTAGACTTAGTTGTCTTGAGTATCTGTTTGTACTATCTGAAGAATCATAAAAGATGACCCTAGCCAATACATTATACCCCTGACCGAGCCAAAGCCTGTGGTTCTGATACCTGAAGAAGCTGAGATTCAATACCTCGAGAATATGGAGTGTGAATGGACAATCAAATGGGGGAGTCTTGTGGATGAATGGCTATAAAGGGAGGCCGCAGAACTCCATGCTGAAAACTAACCTGAACATGGAAATGAAATCATGGGAGCACTTCAAGATGACAATGAGTGGCTGTTGGCTCACGTTGATCAGTTGGACGCAGTCAACAATGAAGCAAAATACATTgttagtgtaacgccccgaattttgggtacgttaaataagatattttattgataaaatcaaatggagtctggctcgttattacaacaaaactcccataagagtttaatatttacacaaatggaggggggtTTTAGgattcctaactacagctcctcagctcctccattcttgccagctcctcagctccaaaagcttccatggtgatctgcttaccctgatcatctacaaaatctgacacattataccagcgtcgccaccgatataatatgtcagggtcaccaaaaggcaacaccgtgagctacaaaagctcagcagaaaaattccatacccgctaacccatagcttacaaacaacaggataTCATAAAACATctatttccacatgatacgtgtatacacagctaacaatgacacatccacattcgttaatcaactatcgttggtgtccaagattttctgtgtttctcctacgcgactcgtcgtagaccgtgtcaacattttcatttacaaatcaaactttcaaaatcatttgtttaacacacccaacctcggttctgccgttccggtctcccgagtatcctcacaatggttccgccgttccgggttcccattggcacacaaaaacatttgcattggctccgtaccgcggataaccaagccatacctcaccatggttccgccgctccgggttcccatgggaacgcacacatttcaaaaccctcggttccgccgctccgggttcccgagtatcccacaatggttccgccgctccgggttcccgagtattcccacaatgattccgccgctccgggttctcattgggttttcgaaaaactaaaccctcggttccgccgctccgggttcccgagtatccccacaatgattctgccactccgggttctcattgggtttttcacaaatcttacttttacacacgcacaccactcacataatgccacccaaaatcggtcaatatgtagtttcaaaatatttccttcctcggaaaatatttcctttcattaatcacaccctaggtgccatgtttctacttctcgattctcgtgtctcgttacacgcaaagactccgcggtaggacaaaaataagcatgaaacattctaacaagatcatccaaatttatattacttatcacactcaatcaccacttatagcataacgccacatgtacggacgcccttggagtgtatcacttatgctttattcaaagcacaacgccacatgtacggacgtctttggagtgaaatcactaatgctttatcacaccacaagtaatacaagcaacttatatatacatactcatatccatcttaaaaattaaaatacaaatacttataaacaaacgataagttctatcttagtaattcaaaacaacaacgttacacttgagtaagtaagtaaataggaagtaagtaaggatttctttaccgttcttctaggcggtagtaatggctacggaaagtacgtcggtggttgggcggagtaacttcctacggtatgccttcgggagcttcgaaagagaaaggtctctctcgaaacctaatcttgactaacactactctactttatggatcgaagggtggtcgagtggcggtctagtggcggctttggatgagtttcttgaagaacacaagaagaactcaagaacaagaagaacaaaagaaagaacaagatttttctagagagaagttggagcaatgagaaggtgtgagttgaatggcatgggaatggctctatttataggcaaaaccttggccctctcctctctctcaaggccgccccccccccccccccccctctctccatacttcaatttttgacacttgtcatgcacttatggaagatcaaaggctaaatggcaggcttgcatggctagtttgtcCTTAGATTTGATCTTTGaaagatttgttggaaaaaaaagagacaatggtacaagatttgggtattaatcaatttgatacttgtacaaaagaggacaatggtggttatACCTTGGCTAGGAagagactagaatgggttggcattaggcaaaatagacttaggcctaattcGGTAGCTTTTACAACTACACAACACATCACAcatcactctcactctctccctctccaaccggccaactctctctctcggcgctctctcctctctctctcctagtacactacatacacacacacacacacacacacatatatatatatatatatatatatatatatatatatatatatatatatatttacaaagtgcaagaaaacaataaacaaaagttACTTTTGTACTTGAGTCAAGGAAATTTGAAGGCTAAGTTTTCCtattaaacaaataaataagcacatgttggagtaaactaataaactagtgtactaatgtactgtAGGAAGAtaaactccccaataaattaatccaattgggtacaaaatcccaatataaaataataacagGGCACTAGGAGAATCTTaagccttaaaggctactaagtacttttataataaaatattatgtactttatcacatggggtttaagaaaaagactagtttaatacacccatgtacttattttgaaagatggacctattacccaatggacaataaatcccctaacttttattgtccaatggacaatagttattAGGGAACTTTTattgtaaaataatcaaaaagtactttaaagcatgtgacaaaagccctatatttaaatataggtgtggtaccaagtacccaattaaataaaaggctaggattctccccattagtttataatagagtacaagtactagtttaataaataaagtactttaaaaatctagggtttagatataccccaatattttaatgcataaaatcacatgggaatccaaatcttgattattaaaataaaacattgtacttggtaggaagattaaggctatttacccaatgggtaataaatttcctagcggttaataaccaaagggtaaaaaaaatacaagtactttttatcttaaaataagattttgaaagactacatgtactttaaacaaatataataatgaaaagcttattgtccaatggacaaagattaccctaaccattatggaccaatgggtaatggaaAATGTTCAagaggtccaaaaggttcatctagtaactaggtgagttggttgctcgattcctccaagtagtcggtttagaaactaactaaattggtcaagtagggtttctagtcgagagttaaccaaaatctaactacgatgaaaattttaacaaggaatcatatagccactcaagagaaaataagtaatttaaataaaattcaaatatttaacgaaatttttattgaccaaaattcaggggcgttacagttaGCGATCAACTTCCAAAACCCGTTGTCCACATCCATGACATGTCTGGCATTTCAGTTGCCATTTTGAGAAGCAAGACTTGTGGGGAGATGACGACGCAATTGGCCTTTTGGTTGGAGGAGAAGAGTGGACTTTCATAAGGCCACGCTGGATATAGGAGATGATTTGTGGGCCTGCGAGACTGTGGAAGAATTGGGGGAAGCCTTGACTACGACTCAGACTcgacaaaggaaagcgcaaaGTCGATACCGACCTTGTTGATCTGTACAATGATCATCTTGATTTGTGGGGGAAAAGCATACCCGAAGTTGGTAAACCATGTGACAAAGAGCAAACGCGTTTACCAGCCTTCCTAATGagttagtgtagctcaacccttcattttAGGTGTGAATCTGGAGCAGTAGCTTAGAGTGATGTGCATGCATACAAGTGCATTATTTTGAAAGCAGAAGAAGAGAAGATACTTAGTTTTTCTTTGACAATCACTTTTTGGAAGGTTTAATGAAACTTCTCATTTTCAGGCTTTTGACTATGTGGCGTTGTAAACCTTCTTGAACCTTCTTAACTCTTGTATTTACGGTATATTGGGTCGTAGTGCCTCACGatgtaatatttttaaactcTTGGGGTTGGAACTGTAATGTATGGAACTGAAAATGATAAACTCTTTTGGGTTTGATGTATATTGTTGTGAGGatttttatttaagtaaaagttattttatttatgtttaaaatcgagggcgtgacacacCTCCTATGTATAATTATGTGCTTTGAACATTATTTTTGGTTCCTAGAAAGgccccatgcatcaaaacaaagCAATAGAAAAATATGCTGTAAACCGGAGTTAATCTTACAGCCGCAACACCGAACATTGCGGTGCCACCTTGCGGTTGGAACCCCAGTACCGACCTTGTGATTGGACCTTGCGATTACAACCTTTGACTGCGTTGACCTTGCGGCCGCAAACTCAATCTGGCGGTTGAAACCCTAAACTTTGCGGTTCCATTTCTGCAACTTTAAAAGTGTTATGAAGGGCCTCCGGCATAGTTTTATGAGCTGTTTTGACACCCATTAATTGTTTTATTGATATTTAACTGCTACACCATGCAACCCTAGCACCATACGAGCAGATTTGATGCCTAGACATCCCGTGCAATCATTGTACGAGTTGATTTAATGCCTGAACATTGTTATATTAAGGGCATCTGTATCAGTGTCGCTTCTTCTTCCCTTAGATTAAACAAGAGAGGAAATCCTCCATTTTTGAGCTGCATTAGGCTCGCTTCTTGGGGGCTTCAAAATAAAATTGCCACAGTAACTCGTCAACAAAGACGAGCCACTGTTCCTTCATTTCTGATTTTTATATTATTTCCCAATTTACTCCATCAAAAATCAACCAATAATCCTTCCCTCAAGTCTTCTTCCCGGCAAAACTGTGACAGTTTGtggtgtgtgtatgtgtttgggagagagaggggtcaaCCCATAGTTACCGTCGCCGGAGCCAGAACAGATCTGGACAGAAATCGATTGGGTTTTGGACTGAAATCAATACGAACTGAATTTGGACTAAATCAATCTGGACTGAACATTATCGTCGCCGGAGCAGTTGGGTTTTGGACTGAAATTGATTTgttgatttgtgggtttttttgattctttgatttttcgtttTCTGGTTTTTTGGGGTCGTGGGTTGAGAGGAAGAAAGagtaaagttagagagagagaagggggagggAATAGCTTTGTTTGCTGCCAGCTGGTTTGGTTTATCATAAAAATGGTTTTgccgttgaattttttttttttttgaataaggaaatTATATTTCTAATGGGATAACTTTAATATAGAGAGGCTGATAtagtagacattttaaaagtgagtagctaaagtaataaagtgactttttaaggtgtaatttggtccaaaatttaaagaGGCTAGTGTGGATGCTCAGCTGTTTACTGTCTTTTCATGCCATCTTATCACCCAAAAGAATTTGGATATTACTAGAAATAATGTGATGTACATGCTAGTTCGGACTTAGACCCATTAGTTGGTTTACAGTGAGAGAAATTACGCAGACGTTGTTATGGTtgatgaaaaaggaaaacatataAAAGGTTGTGGGTTTagtaggaccttgagggcaaTTTGAAAGACCCAGTATAGCTAGGGTAGCCAAGCaagacctcaggggtagcctgatAAGACCTCAGgaattgagggtagcctagcagaaCCTtcagggcagcctgatggacctaaaATTTTGAAGGTAACCCACTAGGTCCTCATGATATTGaaggtagcctagcaggacttGTAAAGTATGTTCAACGAAATTCCGAGTTTTGAATGTGATGAATACTATCGTGCTGGAATGATTATAAAATGTGAGATTCTAGAAAAAGAAGGTACTTTAAAGGCTAGTTAATGGATTTACTTACTTGATGCTTACTGCTCTATTGTTTTCATATGAACTGTTATAAACTGCTTAGCTGTAAGTTAAGGGGGATAGTAAGGGTTTTATCCATCGATAGTTAATTGACGGCGTTTTATATGCTAGGTACCAAAGAGG
This genomic window contains:
- the LOC131331943 gene encoding carbon catabolite repressor protein 4 homolog 6 isoform X3, which produces MKRPSAPSLQLLAAAESSAVMSSRRPAYRGIQYQIRRGVSDQSYSSSRGQFVTGDSHFQSVSDANRGFRPVEDAPNFHNQYWPCNTPPHFYPPPYSHPPPPPPFNTPPSSNPHPPPFNRGFRPPQQFWPRPPKPLDYRNWEYPKLRPPPHCERFKVLSYNILADYLANNHRSKLYFHIPPKMLEWEWRKRNIIFELGLWSADILCFQEIDKFQDLEEELKLRGYSGIWKVRTGAPVDGCAIFWRVSRFKLLHEECIEFNKLGLRDNVAQICVLESLNQNNTKDMPALPSSLGCFWIELMLFLSFGMMLQLSFLEILTVPQRQSPLYNYIAEQKLNLSDLPRDKLSGQASAEIHPPMQVSLGIRAQQADSRGGALLVVDPRELSRSGSPLVVQQQSRPERKSVNLPSVNSLSQPQCVRTGSNLYASNPNSGRCGNEEVDSYKDETPDGGLRESLCSSQNNVGVFVEQMKKTHSENICSNSIGTELIKETCQDTLDGCNNVFHSLVSIGGLKDTAISPRNEGKVSGALRKDAYEFTSVDSRHEDLTVAEHEKQMQAPINAQFDSFIEPSEPILKTENRISSCEKSKLSSLSSNDNTDAITDPTPSGISSTEISSSSTVEVSATGSSESFSSLLDAKDKDNPSNFSKVNVSRELTSTDYMIGGKMENLPLEDLPETDAGDKVFDEDSTKFLSELCDGNESFSSNISHAVRSDLVESDESFRKTEPDNALNFRYDPSAWTPMEIETATGNADCTFVEHPLKLRSTYAEVEDCSGTRDSNGEPLVTSYNRGFLGTVDYIWRSEGLQTVGVLAPIPKHAMQWTPGFPTKKWGSDHIALVSELAFVKDGSIQKS
- the LOC131331943 gene encoding carbon catabolite repressor protein 4 homolog 6 isoform X7, which gives rise to MKRPSAPSLQLLAAAESSAVMSSRRPAYRGIQYQIRRGVSDQSYSSSRGQFVTGDSHFQSVSDANRGFRPVEDAPNFHNQYWPCNTPPHFYPPPYSHPPPPPPFNTPPSSNPHPPPFNRGFRPPQQFWPRPPKPLDYRNWEYPKLRPPPHCERFKVLSYNILADYLANNHRSKLYFHIPPKMLEWEWRKRNIIFELGLWSADILCFQEIDKFQDLEEELKLRGYSGIWKVRTGAPVDGCAIFWRVSRFKLLHEECIEFNKLGLRDNVAQICVLESLNQNNTKDMPALPSSLTGSNKVVICNIHVLYNPRRGEIKLGQLRVLLDRAHAVSKLWDDAPVVLSGDFNCTPKSPLYNYIAEQKLNLSDLPRDKLSGQASAEIHPPMQVSLGIRAQQADSRGGALLVVDPRELSRSGSPLVVQQQSRPERKSVNLPSVNSLSQPQCVRTGSNLYASNPNSGRCGNEEVDSYKDETPDGGLRESLCSSQNNVGVFVEQMKKTHSENICSNSIGTELIKETCQDTLDGCNNVFHSLVSIGGLKDTAISPRNEGKVSGALRKDAYEFTSVDSRHEDLTVAEHEKQMQAPINAQFDSFIEPSEPILKTENRISSCEKSKLSSLSSNDNTDAITDPTPSGISSTEISSSSTVEVSATGSSESFSSLLDAKDKDNPSNFSKVNVSRELTSTDYMIGGKMENLPLEDLPETDAGDKVFDEDSTKFLSELCDGNESFSSNISHAV